Proteins found in one Promicromonospora sukumoe genomic segment:
- a CDS encoding carbohydrate ABC transporter permease: MTALTPAVPRRRTGGPHPVALMLPAALLTAVLMVIPIGSTLVRVVADRGEGLARMLDIPNFGTVMLNTLVWTLASVVGALLIGYAGAVLFQSKSLRLTGMWRSLVMVPWIIPGVVGATVWRWTLSTDYGVLNQALLDLGVIAEPVRWLSDPDVVLIAVALVQVWVTAPFVVLMVSAALAGIPEERYEAARLDGAGSWQVFWYVVLPAIRTTTGIVVLTLAIWALNSFTIIWVMTSGGPAGSSTILPILLYQAFQNGDQSLVAAVALLQVAIGGVFAFFFARTMRTDLEDQS, translated from the coding sequence ATGACCGCACTGACACCAGCGGTGCCGCGTCGCCGCACCGGCGGGCCGCACCCGGTCGCGCTCATGCTGCCGGCCGCGCTCCTGACGGCCGTCCTCATGGTGATCCCCATCGGCTCGACGCTCGTCCGCGTCGTCGCGGACCGCGGCGAAGGCCTGGCGCGCATGCTCGACATCCCGAACTTCGGGACCGTCATGCTCAACACGCTGGTCTGGACGCTCGCCTCCGTCGTCGGGGCGCTGCTGATCGGCTACGCGGGCGCCGTGCTCTTCCAGTCGAAGTCGCTCCGTCTCACCGGCATGTGGCGCAGCCTCGTCATGGTGCCCTGGATCATCCCGGGCGTCGTCGGCGCCACCGTGTGGCGCTGGACCCTGTCGACCGACTACGGCGTGCTCAACCAGGCGCTGCTCGACCTCGGCGTGATCGCCGAGCCGGTGCGCTGGCTGTCCGACCCCGACGTGGTGCTGATCGCCGTCGCGCTGGTCCAGGTCTGGGTCACGGCACCGTTCGTCGTGCTCATGGTCTCGGCCGCCCTGGCCGGCATCCCCGAGGAACGCTACGAGGCGGCACGGCTCGACGGCGCCGGCTCGTGGCAGGTGTTCTGGTACGTCGTCCTGCCCGCGATCCGGACCACCACCGGGATCGTCGTCCTGACCCTGGCGATCTGGGCCCTGAACTCGTTCACCATCATCTGGGTCATGACCAGCGGCGGGCCCGCCGGCTCCTCGACCATCCTGCCGATCCTGCTCTACCAGGCCTTCCAGAACGGGGACCAGAGCCTCGTGGCGGCCGTCGCCCTGCTGCAGGTCGCCATCGGCGGCGTGTTCGCCTTCTTCTTCGCCCGCACCATGCGCACCGACCTGGAGGACCAGTCATGA
- a CDS encoding carbohydrate ABC transporter permease — protein sequence MSARPTRRLLTGTGTWVLLAVLMTWTLAPIAVMVFTSFKAREDVFQVPARLLPSTWTLENYATVFTASTMPQALLNSVVVGVLVALATLVFCFSAGYAMARFRFRSARPLALFILLGQVVPLTVILLPLYQMVTAANLLDSTTGVAFAHLAITVPLVTWMVRNQVAAIPIELEEAVRIDGGSRFDAVSYVTLPVCAPGLVAAGMFAFLQSWHEFLFASVLTTSSDARTAPVTLTEFATEFDVDWGATMAASVVLTVPIVIAFVALQRYFVGGLTGGAVKG from the coding sequence ATGAGCGCCCGACCGACCCGACGCCTGCTCACCGGAACCGGGACCTGGGTCCTGCTCGCCGTGCTCATGACGTGGACCCTCGCGCCGATCGCGGTGATGGTGTTCACCTCGTTCAAGGCGCGCGAGGACGTGTTCCAGGTCCCGGCCCGGCTGCTGCCGTCGACCTGGACGCTGGAGAACTACGCCACCGTGTTCACCGCGTCCACGATGCCGCAGGCCCTGCTGAACTCGGTCGTCGTCGGCGTGCTGGTGGCGCTGGCCACCCTGGTGTTCTGCTTCTCCGCCGGGTACGCCATGGCCAGGTTCCGCTTCCGCTCGGCGCGTCCGCTGGCGCTGTTCATCCTGCTCGGCCAGGTGGTGCCCCTGACCGTGATCCTGCTTCCGCTCTACCAGATGGTGACGGCGGCCAACCTGCTCGACTCGACGACCGGGGTGGCGTTCGCGCACCTCGCGATCACCGTCCCGCTGGTCACCTGGATGGTCCGCAACCAGGTCGCGGCCATCCCGATCGAGCTGGAGGAGGCCGTGCGGATCGACGGCGGCTCCCGGTTCGACGCCGTCTCGTACGTGACGCTCCCGGTCTGCGCGCCGGGGCTCGTCGCGGCGGGGATGTTCGCGTTCCTCCAGTCGTGGCACGAGTTCCTGTTCGCCTCCGTGCTGACCACGTCGTCCGACGCGCGCACCGCGCCCGTCACCCTCACGGAGTTCGCCACGGAGTTCGACGTCGACTGGGGCGCGACCATGGCCGCGTCGGTGGTGCTCACCGTGCCGATCGTCATCGCGTTCGTCGCGCTGCAGCGCTACTTCGTGGGCGGCCTGACGGGAGGCGCGGTCAAGGGATGA
- a CDS encoding TetR/AcrR family transcriptional regulator — protein MATPGSAGPTPRAKRADATRNQQTLLEAAAAVFVTDGVDAPVRLIAERAGVGMGTIYRHFPTRPELVAAVYHHQVEALAEAGPALLRESGDPGAALQAWAAGFVEFLVTKHGLASALGSDTDGVNTLHQYFVDRLVPVCDALLDAALEPERRGLVSGYTLMRGIGNLCIGGGSDTDYDAELLVALLVAGVLTAERPGGAT, from the coding sequence ATGGCTACTCCCGGCTCGGCCGGCCCGACACCTCGCGCAAAGCGCGCCGACGCCACGCGCAACCAGCAGACCCTGCTCGAGGCCGCCGCGGCCGTGTTCGTGACGGACGGCGTGGACGCGCCCGTGCGGCTGATCGCCGAACGCGCCGGGGTGGGCATGGGGACGATCTACCGGCACTTCCCCACGCGTCCCGAGCTGGTCGCCGCGGTCTACCACCATCAGGTGGAAGCGCTGGCCGAAGCGGGCCCTGCCCTCCTGCGCGAGTCCGGCGACCCCGGAGCCGCCCTCCAGGCCTGGGCGGCCGGCTTCGTCGAGTTCCTCGTGACCAAGCACGGGCTCGCCAGCGCTCTCGGGTCCGACACGGATGGCGTGAACACCCTGCACCAGTACTTCGTCGACCGGCTCGTCCCGGTGTGTGACGCGCTGCTCGACGCCGCACTCGAACCGGAGCGTCGGGGGCTTGTCTCGGGCTACACGCTCATGCGCGGCATCGGCAATCTGTGTATCGGCGGTGGCAGCGACACGGACTACGACGCCGAGCTTCTGGTCGCGCTCCTGGTGGCAGGGGTGCTCACGGCGGAGCGGCCCGGAGGAGCCACGTAG
- a CDS encoding NADP-dependent oxidoreductase produces the protein MRAAVITVFGDPSALKEADVDTPSPGRGQVLVRVRAAGVNPIEAKVRAGAFGLPAPAVIGFEFAGVVEALGDGVVGVQPGDRVAGWPDSPAQGSYAEYTLSSNYTSIPDGVTFEQAAATVIGADNAARGLSELHLRAGETLLVTGASGALGSAAVQFARLAGVTVIGVAGPSSLPFVESLGATAVEYGDGLVERVRAAAPQGIDAVLDTAGRGLLPAAIELRGGNERVVTLADADAGRHGVPFSYGNDSNRNSGYVHDALERIAAGEWVTRIGHTLPLAQASEAHRILETGHTSGKIILTP, from the coding sequence ATGAGAGCAGCAGTCATCACCGTCTTCGGCGACCCGTCGGCCCTCAAGGAGGCCGACGTCGACACCCCGAGCCCCGGTCGCGGGCAGGTGCTCGTCCGGGTGCGCGCCGCCGGCGTCAACCCGATCGAGGCCAAGGTCCGGGCCGGTGCCTTCGGACTCCCCGCACCCGCCGTCATCGGGTTCGAGTTCGCCGGGGTCGTCGAGGCGCTCGGCGACGGCGTCGTCGGCGTGCAGCCGGGCGACCGCGTCGCGGGATGGCCTGACAGCCCCGCCCAAGGCTCCTACGCGGAGTACACCCTGAGCAGCAACTACACCTCGATCCCCGACGGCGTCACGTTCGAGCAGGCCGCCGCGACCGTCATCGGCGCCGACAACGCAGCGCGAGGCCTCTCGGAGCTGCATCTCCGAGCCGGCGAGACCCTGCTGGTGACCGGCGCCAGCGGAGCGCTCGGCAGCGCGGCAGTCCAGTTCGCGAGGCTCGCGGGAGTCACCGTGATCGGTGTCGCGGGCCCGTCCAGCCTGCCGTTCGTCGAGAGCCTCGGCGCGACCGCGGTGGAGTACGGCGACGGCCTGGTCGAGCGGGTGCGTGCCGCCGCGCCCCAGGGCATCGACGCCGTCCTGGATACGGCCGGCCGAGGCCTCCTGCCTGCCGCGATCGAGCTGCGCGGCGGGAACGAGCGCGTGGTCACCCTGGCCGACGCCGACGCCGGCCGCCACGGCGTCCCCTTCAGCTACGGCAACGACAGCAACCGCAACAGCGGATACGTCCACGACGCGCTGGAGCGGATCGCCGCCGGCGAATGGGTCACCCGGATCGGCCACACCCTGCCGCTCGCGCAGGCGTCGGAGGCACACCGCATCCTCGAGACCGGCCACACCTCCGGCAAGATCATCCTCACCCCATGA
- a CDS encoding Gfo/Idh/MocA family protein, protein MTITTAVIGYGVAGSIFHAPLVHADPAYRLDAVVTSSPARVAAASSAYPQARVVPDVDTLLASGPVPDLAIIATPHATHVPLAKRFLDAGADVVVDKPVAPRADDAAELVEHAARLGRTLTVFQNRRWDGDFRTVRGLIERGELGEILQFESAFGWWSPTLGDSWKDTLAGADGGGMLFDLAPHLIDQAVELFGPVASLHAELDRRRPGAVNDDDTFVALTHDSGVRTRLWMSVVTPEQRPRFRVTGTRAVAESWGLDPQEPQLADGVRPGDDAYGIHPEHPTVRVATPVGAHAVPKEPGAYPEFYRGLVGALQGDGPLPVDPASSIDVLRVMEAARLGKL, encoded by the coding sequence ATGACCATCACCACCGCCGTCATCGGCTACGGCGTCGCCGGCAGCATCTTCCACGCGCCGCTCGTGCACGCCGACCCCGCCTACCGGCTCGACGCCGTCGTCACCTCCAGCCCGGCGCGGGTCGCCGCGGCGTCGTCCGCCTACCCGCAGGCGCGGGTCGTGCCCGACGTCGACACGCTCTTGGCCTCAGGCCCAGTGCCGGACCTCGCGATCATCGCCACCCCGCACGCCACGCACGTCCCGCTCGCGAAGCGGTTCCTCGATGCGGGAGCGGACGTCGTCGTCGACAAGCCCGTCGCCCCGCGCGCCGACGACGCCGCGGAGCTCGTCGAGCACGCCGCCCGCCTCGGCCGCACCCTGACGGTGTTCCAGAACCGGCGCTGGGACGGCGACTTCCGCACGGTCCGCGGCCTGATCGAGCGCGGGGAGCTCGGCGAGATCCTGCAGTTCGAGTCCGCGTTCGGCTGGTGGAGCCCCACGCTCGGAGACTCCTGGAAGGACACGCTCGCCGGCGCCGACGGCGGCGGCATGCTCTTCGACCTCGCGCCGCACCTCATCGACCAGGCCGTCGAGCTGTTCGGCCCTGTCGCATCCCTGCACGCCGAGCTCGACCGGCGCAGGCCCGGCGCCGTGAACGACGACGACACGTTCGTCGCCCTCACCCACGACAGCGGCGTGCGCACCCGCCTCTGGATGAGCGTCGTGACCCCCGAGCAGCGCCCGAGGTTCCGCGTCACCGGCACCCGTGCGGTGGCCGAGTCCTGGGGCCTGGACCCACAGGAACCGCAGCTCGCCGACGGCGTCCGCCCGGGCGACGACGCCTACGGCATCCATCCCGAGCACCCGACCGTGCGGGTCGCGACGCCGGTCGGGGCGCACGCGGTGCCGAAGGAGCCCGGTGCGTACCCGGAGTTCTACCGGGGGCTGGTCGGCGCGCTCCAGGGGGACGGGCCGCTGCCGGTCGACCCTGCCAGCAGCATCGACGTGCTTCGCGTGATGGAGGCGGCTCGCCTCGGGAAGCTGTGA
- a CDS encoding SDR family NAD(P)-dependent oxidoreductase, with translation MTITLITGANKGIGFETARQLTELGHTVYLGARDVERGGQAAARIGARFVQLDVTDDESVAKALATVDAEEGRLDVLVHNAGVLGEGPVDGPKALRVFDTNAVGIVRVMEAALPLLRRSASPNVVTVSSSLGSFWVVTNPDRPESQVSLALYAASKAAATMLTVQYAKTEPNVRFNALKPGTAATDMTAAMGIGRPVEESARVVVRLATLGPDGPTGTLQDEDGILPW, from the coding sequence ATGACCATCACACTGATCACCGGCGCCAACAAGGGCATCGGCTTCGAGACCGCGCGCCAGCTCACGGAGCTGGGGCACACGGTGTATCTCGGGGCGCGCGACGTCGAGCGGGGTGGGCAGGCTGCCGCACGGATCGGCGCCCGGTTCGTGCAGCTCGACGTGACCGACGACGAGTCCGTGGCCAAGGCCCTCGCGACCGTCGATGCGGAAGAGGGCCGCCTCGACGTGCTGGTACACAACGCGGGGGTGCTCGGCGAGGGACCGGTGGACGGCCCCAAGGCCCTTCGGGTGTTCGACACCAATGCCGTGGGCATCGTGCGGGTCATGGAGGCTGCACTGCCCTTGCTTCGCCGGTCGGCGAGCCCGAACGTCGTCACCGTCTCCAGCAGCCTGGGGTCGTTCTGGGTGGTGACCAACCCCGACCGGCCCGAGTCCCAGGTGTCGTTGGCCCTGTATGCCGCTTCTAAGGCGGCGGCGACCATGCTCACCGTGCAGTACGCGAAGACGGAGCCGAACGTCCGGTTCAACGCGCTGAAGCCCGGCACGGCGGCCACCGACATGACGGCGGCGATGGGCATCGGGCGCCCGGTGGAAGAGAGTGCGCGCGTCGTGGTGCGGCTGGCGACCCTCGGCCCGGATGGACCCACGGGGACTCTCCAGGACGAGGACGGCATCCTGCCCTGGTAG
- a CDS encoding alpha/beta hydrolase family protein: MSGTPATTDTAIVRSLDDVVGAGDPVVSVAPVRLDAPGRARPLDVRVSAPVTGQDLPVLLFSHGNGWSLDGYAPLTTFWASRGFVVVQPTHLDSRRDGIAFDHPGFGQVWTERRSDLVRAMDQLDVIGRVVPGLAGRVDRSRIVAAGHSWGAQTVQMLLGARVLDSTGTVGQDYGDRRVLAGVLLAATGIGGDEPHPFAQEHFPFMNPSFAELTTPTLVVAGDNDQSKMSSRGPDWFTDAYTHGPGATDLLTLFDAEHSLGGIPNWEAAETTDENPERVAALQRLTTAYLRSALDPADTGWAKATAALAETGGSLGRIDNKEHADSTRV; encoded by the coding sequence ATGAGTGGTACCCCCGCGACGACCGACACCGCGATCGTCCGTTCCCTGGACGACGTCGTCGGCGCCGGTGACCCCGTCGTCTCGGTCGCCCCGGTACGTCTCGACGCCCCGGGCCGGGCGCGTCCGCTCGACGTCCGCGTCTCCGCCCCCGTGACCGGGCAGGACCTGCCGGTGCTGTTGTTCTCGCACGGCAACGGGTGGTCGCTCGACGGATACGCACCCCTCACGACCTTCTGGGCGTCTCGTGGGTTCGTCGTCGTCCAGCCGACGCACCTCGATTCCCGTCGTGACGGCATCGCGTTCGACCACCCCGGCTTCGGCCAGGTCTGGACCGAGCGACGCAGCGATCTCGTGCGGGCCATGGACCAGCTCGACGTGATCGGACGCGTCGTGCCGGGCCTTGCCGGGCGGGTCGACCGCAGCAGGATCGTCGCGGCCGGACACTCCTGGGGCGCCCAGACCGTGCAGATGCTGCTCGGCGCCCGCGTCCTCGACAGCACCGGCACGGTCGGCCAGGACTACGGGGACCGGCGTGTGCTGGCCGGCGTCCTGCTGGCCGCGACCGGGATCGGGGGCGACGAGCCGCACCCGTTCGCCCAGGAGCACTTCCCGTTCATGAACCCGTCGTTCGCCGAGCTGACCACACCCACGCTCGTGGTGGCCGGTGACAACGACCAGTCGAAGATGTCCAGCCGCGGCCCGGACTGGTTCACGGATGCCTACACCCACGGCCCAGGCGCCACGGACCTGCTGACCCTGTTCGACGCCGAGCATTCCCTGGGCGGCATCCCGAACTGGGAGGCCGCCGAGACCACCGACGAGAACCCGGAGCGGGTCGCGGCGTTGCAGCGCCTGACCACGGCCTACCTGCGCAGCGCGCTGGACCCGGCCGACACCGGGTGGGCGAAGGCCACCGCGGCGCTGGCGGAGACCGGTGGGAGTCTCGGCCGCATCGACAACAAGGAGCACGCCGACAGCACCCGGGTGTGA
- a CDS encoding helix-turn-helix domain-containing protein, which translates to MSIIPPQERFGGVYSGEYVRYATVVVGPDASARTPRLRAGLGVTDPFIFGAVRELAKLTGSDDPTSVLFAESIAFALRLHLERAHTADAAGSHAIRSPGAVTIARVQEHIAENLQDKLTLASLAGVAGTSVQRLVAGFRDELRTTPARYVLERRVRRARWLLAHTTMPLVDIAFECGLSSQSHLTTTFRKHTGATPGAYRSTTRSDLAAHIP; encoded by the coding sequence ATGTCGATCATTCCGCCGCAGGAGCGCTTCGGCGGCGTCTACTCGGGCGAGTACGTGCGTTACGCGACAGTCGTCGTCGGACCTGACGCCTCGGCACGAACACCTCGGCTGCGGGCGGGCCTGGGCGTCACCGACCCGTTCATCTTCGGCGCCGTGCGCGAGCTCGCGAAGCTGACGGGCTCGGACGATCCCACGAGCGTCCTCTTCGCCGAGTCCATCGCGTTCGCCCTGCGCCTTCACCTCGAACGAGCACACACCGCGGACGCCGCGGGCAGCCACGCCATCCGTTCTCCGGGGGCGGTGACGATCGCCCGGGTCCAGGAACACATCGCCGAGAACCTCCAGGACAAGCTGACCCTGGCCTCGTTGGCCGGGGTAGCCGGCACGTCGGTGCAGCGGCTCGTCGCCGGGTTTCGGGATGAGCTGCGAACGACACCTGCCAGGTACGTGCTGGAGCGCAGGGTGCGGCGCGCGAGGTGGCTCCTTGCCCACACGACGATGCCTCTCGTCGACATCGCCTTCGAATGCGGCCTGTCCAGCCAGAGCCACCTGACGACGACGTTCCGGAAGCACACGGGAGCAACTCCCGGGGCTTACCGCTCCACCACCCGGAGCGATCTCGCGGCCCACATCCCCTGA
- a CDS encoding mandelate racemase/muconate lactonizing enzyme family protein has protein sequence MRIIDIRAARIGRSPVIRVLTDEGLDGLAEIEHSKPYVTQTLGLYRELLVGQDPTQVERCMMRIRRLGGFKPWGAVVSAIEIALWDLAARSLDVPVHRLLGGKTRDRIRVYNGGIRVPLNNHTPEDYAASMQHMVDSPEGFSLFKEGVGLHGFMAPHVPDFMYNDLRTGPLHPNRGPLTPGAISHVVDCVAAMKDVLGPNRRLALDMGPGWTVPDAITTLNRLEPFDLAWAEDVLTGDFVPWVDAPRYRELTQATRVPTHTGEQIYLRHGFRELVETNAVRVIGPDPGDVGGLAELKWIAEYADLYGVQIAPHGVSNGLLGLAALIQVSATLPDNLIAFEYPTAMDPWWYDIVQGLPDPIVRDGFVTVGDGPGLGVELDREAARRHLEPGAENFFDWPTDKELR, from the coding sequence ATGAGGATCATCGACATCCGGGCCGCGCGGATCGGCCGCAGCCCCGTCATCCGGGTCCTGACCGACGAGGGGCTCGACGGGCTCGCCGAGATCGAGCACTCCAAGCCGTACGTGACGCAGACCCTCGGTCTCTACCGTGAGCTGCTGGTCGGGCAGGACCCCACCCAGGTCGAGCGCTGCATGATGCGCATCCGCCGCCTGGGCGGGTTCAAGCCGTGGGGCGCCGTCGTCTCCGCGATCGAGATCGCGCTGTGGGACCTCGCGGCCCGCTCCCTCGACGTGCCGGTCCACCGCCTCCTCGGCGGAAAGACCCGCGACCGCATCCGGGTCTACAACGGCGGCATCCGCGTGCCGCTGAACAACCACACGCCCGAGGACTACGCCGCCTCGATGCAGCACATGGTCGACTCGCCCGAGGGCTTCTCGCTGTTCAAGGAGGGCGTGGGCCTGCACGGCTTCATGGCGCCCCACGTGCCCGACTTCATGTACAACGACCTGCGCACGGGCCCGCTGCACCCCAACCGCGGGCCGCTCACCCCGGGCGCCATCAGCCACGTCGTGGACTGCGTGGCCGCCATGAAGGACGTGCTCGGCCCGAACCGCCGCCTGGCCCTGGACATGGGACCCGGGTGGACGGTGCCGGACGCCATCACCACGCTCAACCGGCTCGAACCCTTCGACCTGGCCTGGGCGGAGGACGTGCTCACCGGCGACTTCGTGCCCTGGGTCGACGCCCCCCGCTACCGCGAGCTGACCCAGGCGACCCGCGTGCCCACCCACACGGGCGAGCAGATCTACCTGCGGCACGGCTTCCGGGAGCTCGTCGAGACCAACGCGGTGCGCGTCATCGGGCCGGACCCGGGCGACGTCGGCGGCCTGGCCGAGCTCAAGTGGATCGCCGAGTACGCCGACCTGTACGGGGTGCAGATCGCACCGCACGGCGTCAGCAACGGGCTGCTGGGCCTGGCCGCCCTGATCCAGGTCTCGGCGACCCTGCCCGACAACCTCATCGCCTTCGAGTACCCGACCGCCATGGACCCGTGGTGGTACGACATCGTGCAGGGCCTGCCCGACCCGATCGTCCGCGACGGCTTCGTGACCGTCGGGGACGGGCCGGGGCTCGGCGTCGAGCTGGACCGGGAGGCCGCGCGCCGGCACCTCGAACCCGGCGCCGAGAACTTCTTCGACTGGCCGACAGACAAGGAACTTCGATGA
- a CDS encoding helix-turn-helix domain-containing protein, protein MSSAPVYPEPPADRGPAGPSLRARRPSDNPLGTYLRARRELVTPRQAGIPDVGVRRTPGLRREEVAQLAGISADYYLRLERGRDRNPSVHVLDALARVLRLDADHVRYLRSLVADAALPHVRRPRTTTPPEGARKFLDSLAQPAFIEDEHFDIVAANPVAGALDPGLREGGNQLRDLFLDPDARTLYPEWQRVTECLVFGLRQSAGTGVDNPRLGQLTDELSAASGQFSELWERHEVRGQYGAPVRINHPKVGELTLNRERMSIAGAEDLGLVVFHADAGSVDAEKLALLASAGQPADV, encoded by the coding sequence ATGAGCAGCGCACCGGTTTACCCAGAGCCCCCTGCAGACCGGGGTCCGGCAGGGCCCTCGCTACGAGCGCGGCGCCCGTCGGACAACCCCCTGGGTACCTACCTGCGGGCACGGCGCGAGCTGGTCACGCCCCGGCAGGCGGGGATCCCCGACGTCGGCGTACGACGGACACCCGGGCTGCGGCGCGAGGAGGTCGCGCAGCTGGCCGGCATCAGTGCCGACTACTACCTGCGGCTGGAGCGGGGCCGTGACCGCAACCCGTCGGTACACGTGCTCGACGCGCTGGCCCGCGTGCTGCGGCTGGACGCCGACCACGTGAGGTACCTGCGCTCGCTGGTGGCCGACGCGGCGCTGCCGCATGTACGCCGTCCGCGCACCACGACCCCGCCGGAAGGAGCCCGCAAGTTCCTGGACTCGCTGGCCCAGCCCGCGTTCATCGAGGACGAGCACTTCGACATCGTCGCGGCGAACCCCGTGGCCGGGGCCCTCGACCCGGGCCTGCGGGAGGGCGGCAACCAGCTGCGGGACCTCTTCCTGGACCCCGACGCACGCACCCTGTACCCCGAGTGGCAGCGGGTCACCGAGTGCCTCGTGTTCGGCCTGCGCCAGTCGGCGGGCACCGGCGTCGACAACCCTCGCCTGGGACAGCTCACCGACGAGCTGTCGGCGGCCAGCGGCCAGTTCAGCGAGCTCTGGGAACGTCACGAGGTGCGGGGGCAGTACGGTGCGCCGGTCCGGATCAACCATCCGAAGGTGGGGGAGCTGACCCTCAACCGGGAGCGGATGAGTATCGCGGGCGCGGAGGACCTGGGGCTGGTGGTCTTCCACGCGGACGCCGGCTCGGTCGACGCCGAGAAGCTGGCCCTCCTGGCGTCGGCCGGACAGCCCGCCGACGTCTGA
- a CDS encoding aldo/keto reductase: MTWNDRPLGTTGLRVTPLTVGGAPLGSMPKNFGYDVSEDQGVATARAALAGPIRALDTSSAYSAGESERRIGIALRELGGLSDGYLLSTKISRDLTTGDFSGAEMRRSIAGSLERLGLEQVPLVYLHDPENTTFEAATAPGGPLDVLRELKDSGVARAIGVAGGPTDLMARYLGTGHFDVLLTHNRWTLVNRNAGPLIDLAVDRGVGVVNAAVLGGGILATGTQGSDRYAYRPAAPEVLDAVRRIEDVATRAGVPLSTLATQFSTRDPRIATTVVGVSRPERIEQGVTAVTTPVEPGVFDEIDAIAASIPTDLLPA, from the coding sequence ATGACCTGGAACGACCGCCCGCTGGGCACCACCGGACTGCGCGTCACACCGCTGACCGTCGGGGGAGCGCCGCTGGGCTCGATGCCCAAGAACTTCGGCTACGACGTCAGCGAGGACCAGGGCGTCGCCACCGCCCGGGCGGCGCTGGCCGGCCCGATCCGCGCGCTGGACACGTCGTCGGCGTACAGCGCGGGGGAGTCCGAACGACGCATCGGCATCGCCCTGCGCGAGCTCGGCGGCCTCTCGGACGGCTACCTCCTGTCCACGAAGATCTCCCGCGACCTGACCACCGGGGACTTCAGTGGCGCCGAGATGCGCCGGTCCATCGCCGGCAGCCTGGAGCGGCTCGGCCTGGAGCAGGTCCCGCTCGTCTACCTGCACGACCCCGAGAACACCACCTTCGAGGCCGCGACCGCCCCGGGTGGACCCCTCGACGTGCTGCGCGAGCTCAAGGACTCCGGGGTGGCCCGGGCCATCGGCGTCGCGGGCGGCCCCACCGACCTCATGGCGCGCTACCTCGGCACCGGCCACTTCGACGTGCTGCTCACCCACAACCGCTGGACCCTGGTCAACCGCAACGCCGGCCCCCTGATCGACCTCGCCGTCGACCGCGGGGTGGGGGTCGTGAACGCCGCCGTGCTCGGCGGCGGCATCCTCGCCACCGGGACCCAGGGCAGCGACCGGTACGCCTACCGGCCCGCCGCGCCCGAGGTGCTCGACGCCGTCCGCCGGATCGAGGACGTCGCGACCCGGGCCGGCGTACCCCTGTCGACCCTCGCCACGCAGTTCTCCACGCGCGACCCGCGGATCGCCACGACCGTCGTCGGCGTCTCCCGGCCCGAGCGCATCGAGCAGGGCGTCACCGCCGTGACCACGCCCGTCGAACCCGGCGTGTTCGACGAGATCGACGCCATCGCGGCTTCGATCCCGACCGACCTTCTTCCTGCCTGA
- a CDS encoding SRPBCC family protein → MSELLVEAGANRNVVCAVGGIVENNVERVFDFTIAEDVVTNFLKGEPAVTGYDVHQGPWGQTGSYRTVYFGDQSAREQVNFIQRPFVFDYQLTDFSWELGDLCDLAVNQFLFRPVGPRTQVKFYYQFRARNAEAVQPLHEFATSTWLAWMTSYLDATKKALDKDPWS, encoded by the coding sequence ATGAGCGAGCTGCTTGTCGAAGCCGGCGCGAACCGCAACGTGGTCTGCGCGGTCGGTGGCATCGTCGAGAACAACGTCGAGCGCGTGTTCGACTTCACCATCGCCGAGGACGTCGTCACGAACTTCCTGAAGGGCGAGCCGGCGGTCACCGGCTACGACGTCCACCAGGGCCCGTGGGGTCAGACGGGGTCCTACCGCACCGTCTACTTCGGAGACCAGAGCGCCCGGGAACAGGTCAACTTCATCCAGCGGCCCTTCGTTTTCGACTACCAGCTGACCGACTTCTCCTGGGAGCTGGGCGACCTGTGCGACCTGGCCGTCAACCAGTTCCTGTTCCGACCGGTCGGCCCCCGGACGCAGGTCAAGTTCTACTACCAGTTCCGCGCGCGCAACGCAGAGGCCGTTCAGCCTCTGCACGAGTTCGCGACGAGTACCTGGCTGGCCTGGATGACGTCGTACCTGGACGCGACGAAGAAGGCCCTGGACAAGGACCCGTGGTCCTGA